Proteins encoded together in one Branchiostoma floridae strain S238N-H82 chromosome 18, Bfl_VNyyK, whole genome shotgun sequence window:
- the LOC118406101 gene encoding next to BRCA1 gene 1 protein-like isoform X2 — protein sequence MAETYVLNVDFNGECNVFHVSYATTWETVDMLLKVNCGEEIKVTYTDEENDQVCINSQVELEEALKCARNGNDVLSVQVVETLRTPPENSISRDDGSSVHEEVASIPDQPAPVPELVLVTDEPTKLSEFPKPIEEQPQADKTKTKTREQRTFEGVMRTFERTDKQKQKATPTDNKEGEESMDKSGSRTPYQLFLDTPIPVQMDSVTPDITVTDHTYSKTPEELQKLPDGAQLGQEVLPSVSGLPRPSKTDIPRSRVCKRKAKSYYASLVESMGATRAAKMAALIGPQADQADGRMHVARCLMRSQSLPDSEKPPKWFVDFMKEFKEETGKEITMEVLRSIKETNSSPGSLEGPSSPPPVPGTAVPVPANLETNGSAAYVHTGIICDQCEQIIVGIRYKCANCSDFDLCEACEQVTAHTPTHVFLKMRTPAFGAGRKNGKMVPLLKNSLYRDEAEETVQSETPVASAKPASETREAVVPSPAKPVHEARVREECKKIKEMKAKELKEERRKLKEERQRLKEERKKLKEEQKRRLEGGWPQFNYRKWGRTSSASVEGTSDPVYRPLPPPPPVQAPKITNHMDAVFVCDGNMRDGTHVQPGTKFTKHWVMRNEGAGNWTSNTKLTLMWGTITVVSPSEVSVPFLQPQEEGTEFYQHI from the exons ATGGCGGAGACATACGTCCTAAACGTCGATTTTAACGGCGAATGCAACGTTTTTCACGTCTCTTACGCCACCACTTGGGAAACCGTCGACATGTTG CTCAAGGTGAACTGTGGAGAAGAAATTAAAGTGACCTACACGGATGAAGAAAACGATCag GTGTGCATTAACAGCCAAG TCGAGTTGGAAGAAGCGCTGAAATGCGCCCGCAACGGTAACGACGTCCTGTCCGTGCAAGTGGTGGAAACTCTGCGTACACCGCCTGAGAACAGTATCAGTCGCGACGACGGCTCGTCGGTACACGAAGAAGTGGCATCCATTCCCGACCAGCCCGCGCCAGTCCCCGAGCTTGTTCTCGTGACCGACGAGCCGACCAAACTGAGCGAATTCCCCAAACCTATCGAAGAGCAACCACAAGCTGACAAGACTAAAACTAAG ACACGTGAACAGCGAACGTTTGAAGGTGTCATGAGAACATTTGAGCGGACGGACAAGCAGAAACAGAAGGCCACTCCTACTGACAACAAGGAAGGAGAAGAATCCATG GATAAAAGTGGGAGCAGAACTCCATACCAGCTGTTTTTAGACACCCCAATACCTGTGCAGATGGACAGTGTTACACCTGACATCACTGTTACCGACCATACATACAGCAAGACCCCCGAGGAGCTGCAAAAACTGCCTGATGGGGCCCAGCTTGGACAG GAGGTGCTACCTTCCGTGTCTGGACTCCCGCGACCGTCCAAGACAGACATTCCGAGGTCCCGTGTTTGCAAGCGGAAGGCCAAGAGTTACTACGCCAGCCTTGTAGAGAGCATGGGCGCGACGCGGGccgccaagatggcggctctcATCGGTCCACAG GCTGACCAAGCAGATGGGCGGATGCACGTGGCACGTTGCCTGATGCGCTCACAGAGCCTCCCCGACAGTGAGAAGCCTCCAAAGTGGTTTGTGGACTTCATGAAAgag TTCAAAGAGGAAACTGGGAAGGAGATCACCATGGAGGTGCTAAGGAGCATCAAGGAAACCAACTCCTCCCCAGGGAGCCTGGAGGGGCCTTCATCCCCTCCTCCTGTCCCAGGCACAGCCGTTCCAGTGCCTGCAAATCTGGAAACAAATG GCTCAGCTGCCTATGTTCATACAGGAATCATCTGTGACCAGTGTGAACAGATCATTGTCGGGATACGCTACAAGTGCGC GAACTGCAGTGATTTTGACCTGTGCGAGGCATGTGAGCAGGTCACTGCTCACACCCCCACTCACGTGTTCCTGAAGATGCGCACACCTGCCTTCGGCGCCGGCCGGAAGAACGGCAAGATGGTGCCGCTCCTCAAGAACTCACTGTACCGGGACGAAGCAGAGGAGACCGTGCAGAG TGAAACTCCAGTGGCGAGCGCAAAGCCTGCGAGCGAAACAAGAGAAGCGGTCGTCCCGTCTCCCGCCAAGCCCGTTCACGAGGCCCGCGTGCGCGAGGAGTGCAAGAAGATCAAGGAGATGAAAGCCAAGGAGTTGAAGGAGGAGAGACGCAAGCTCAAGGAAGAGCGACAACGCCTTAAGGAAGAGCGTAAGAAGCTCAAGGAAGAGCAGAAGAGGCGTCTGGAAGGAGGGTGGCCCCAGTTCAACTACAG GAAGTGGGGTCGGACCAGCAGTGCCAGTGTTGAGGGCACAAGTGACCCAGTCTACCGACCcctaccccctcccccacccgtGCAAGCGCCCAAGATCACAAA TCACATGGATGCGGTGTTTGTCTGCGATGGTAACATGAGAGACGGAACTCACGTCCAGCCGGGGACCAAATTCACCAAGCACTGGGTCATGCGCAACGAAGGGGCCGGAAACTGGACATCCAACACTAAG TTGACCCTGATGTGGGGTACCATCACAGTGGTGTCGCCCAGCGAGGTGTCGGTACCATTCCTACAGCCCCAGGAGGAGGGGACtgaattctaccaacacatatga
- the LOC118406101 gene encoding next to BRCA1 gene 1 protein-like isoform X1: MAETYVLNVDFNGECNVFHVSYATTWETVDMLLKVNCGEEIKVTYTDEENDQVCINSQVELEEALKCARNGNDVLSVQVVETLRTPPENSISRDDGSSVHEEVASIPDQPAPVPELVLVTDEPTKLSEFPKPIEEQPQADKTKTKTREQRTFEGVMRTFERTDKQKQKATPTDNKEGEESMDKSGSRTPYQLFLDTPIPVQMDSVTPDITVTDHTYSKTPEELQKLPDGAQLGQEVLPSVSGLPRPSKTDIPRSRVCKRKAKSYYASLVESMGATRAAKMAALIGPQVGDGADQADGRMHVARCLMRSQSLPDSEKPPKWFVDFMKEFKEETGKEITMEVLRSIKETNSSPGSLEGPSSPPPVPGTAVPVPANLETNGSAAYVHTGIICDQCEQIIVGIRYKCANCSDFDLCEACEQVTAHTPTHVFLKMRTPAFGAGRKNGKMVPLLKNSLYRDEAEETVQSETPVASAKPASETREAVVPSPAKPVHEARVREECKKIKEMKAKELKEERRKLKEERQRLKEERKKLKEEQKRRLEGGWPQFNYRKWGRTSSASVEGTSDPVYRPLPPPPPVQAPKITNHMDAVFVCDGNMRDGTHVQPGTKFTKHWVMRNEGAGNWTSNTKLTLMWGTITVVSPSEVSVPFLQPQEEGTEFYQHI; encoded by the exons ATGGCGGAGACATACGTCCTAAACGTCGATTTTAACGGCGAATGCAACGTTTTTCACGTCTCTTACGCCACCACTTGGGAAACCGTCGACATGTTG CTCAAGGTGAACTGTGGAGAAGAAATTAAAGTGACCTACACGGATGAAGAAAACGATCag GTGTGCATTAACAGCCAAG TCGAGTTGGAAGAAGCGCTGAAATGCGCCCGCAACGGTAACGACGTCCTGTCCGTGCAAGTGGTGGAAACTCTGCGTACACCGCCTGAGAACAGTATCAGTCGCGACGACGGCTCGTCGGTACACGAAGAAGTGGCATCCATTCCCGACCAGCCCGCGCCAGTCCCCGAGCTTGTTCTCGTGACCGACGAGCCGACCAAACTGAGCGAATTCCCCAAACCTATCGAAGAGCAACCACAAGCTGACAAGACTAAAACTAAG ACACGTGAACAGCGAACGTTTGAAGGTGTCATGAGAACATTTGAGCGGACGGACAAGCAGAAACAGAAGGCCACTCCTACTGACAACAAGGAAGGAGAAGAATCCATG GATAAAAGTGGGAGCAGAACTCCATACCAGCTGTTTTTAGACACCCCAATACCTGTGCAGATGGACAGTGTTACACCTGACATCACTGTTACCGACCATACATACAGCAAGACCCCCGAGGAGCTGCAAAAACTGCCTGATGGGGCCCAGCTTGGACAG GAGGTGCTACCTTCCGTGTCTGGACTCCCGCGACCGTCCAAGACAGACATTCCGAGGTCCCGTGTTTGCAAGCGGAAGGCCAAGAGTTACTACGCCAGCCTTGTAGAGAGCATGGGCGCGACGCGGGccgccaagatggcggctctcATCGGTCCACAGGTTGGTGATGGG GCTGACCAAGCAGATGGGCGGATGCACGTGGCACGTTGCCTGATGCGCTCACAGAGCCTCCCCGACAGTGAGAAGCCTCCAAAGTGGTTTGTGGACTTCATGAAAgag TTCAAAGAGGAAACTGGGAAGGAGATCACCATGGAGGTGCTAAGGAGCATCAAGGAAACCAACTCCTCCCCAGGGAGCCTGGAGGGGCCTTCATCCCCTCCTCCTGTCCCAGGCACAGCCGTTCCAGTGCCTGCAAATCTGGAAACAAATG GCTCAGCTGCCTATGTTCATACAGGAATCATCTGTGACCAGTGTGAACAGATCATTGTCGGGATACGCTACAAGTGCGC GAACTGCAGTGATTTTGACCTGTGCGAGGCATGTGAGCAGGTCACTGCTCACACCCCCACTCACGTGTTCCTGAAGATGCGCACACCTGCCTTCGGCGCCGGCCGGAAGAACGGCAAGATGGTGCCGCTCCTCAAGAACTCACTGTACCGGGACGAAGCAGAGGAGACCGTGCAGAG TGAAACTCCAGTGGCGAGCGCAAAGCCTGCGAGCGAAACAAGAGAAGCGGTCGTCCCGTCTCCCGCCAAGCCCGTTCACGAGGCCCGCGTGCGCGAGGAGTGCAAGAAGATCAAGGAGATGAAAGCCAAGGAGTTGAAGGAGGAGAGACGCAAGCTCAAGGAAGAGCGACAACGCCTTAAGGAAGAGCGTAAGAAGCTCAAGGAAGAGCAGAAGAGGCGTCTGGAAGGAGGGTGGCCCCAGTTCAACTACAG GAAGTGGGGTCGGACCAGCAGTGCCAGTGTTGAGGGCACAAGTGACCCAGTCTACCGACCcctaccccctcccccacccgtGCAAGCGCCCAAGATCACAAA TCACATGGATGCGGTGTTTGTCTGCGATGGTAACATGAGAGACGGAACTCACGTCCAGCCGGGGACCAAATTCACCAAGCACTGGGTCATGCGCAACGAAGGGGCCGGAAACTGGACATCCAACACTAAG TTGACCCTGATGTGGGGTACCATCACAGTGGTGTCGCCCAGCGAGGTGTCGGTACCATTCCTACAGCCCCAGGAGGAGGGGACtgaattctaccaacacatatga
- the LOC118406104 gene encoding divergent protein kinase domain 2A-like: protein MDKNSKAVSTRRRMFRKFQCSCSRSRVSFVFVTFLALCFLLGSYLQIRDDSESEKAHLNYAGAKYAQRTFLEPLTKTIVQETGLGQVEKEVQGILKEHGHALANDEPESLSNIAKEQPEQELTLKRLLAAEKCPACFGESLCEQANSGLITVDVANRKLEHKGVYFGRFRDIDIVAKRLARTPNWKQLDEFICQNASMSGHCDVSKMISKTILVTDDALKLSWLRDAWRIAHKDEQIAFESCMTVKHIEELKKVYDQNADGQSSKTEQAYMMTSLLLNPEAAVLNYFASRRDREWPFPKYLGACGRVIFVENGGKLLDVSLESPWKQRANLAVQLLDMIDTFRNGDPDWIVMFLDFRYENFAVDQYGRLKLIDFDGVVLIDREDSDGEENKERYNMEGFKGFLSEIEKDGRCMQVTRYSQMMYALACVRLLSYLPEHRLKSGEHHRSKNYVRPPGLLWGPPEHESKAIEALLRGCVEEKVVGGRLNTVQELKALLRQNVK, encoded by the exons ATGGATAAAAACAGCAAAGCAGTGTCAACCAGGCGACGAATGTTTCGCAAGTTCCAATGCTCCTGCAGCCGTTCACGAGTTTCGTTCGTCTTTGTCACTTTCTTAGCTCTCTGTTTCTTACTAGGATCTTACTTGCAAATCAGAGATGACTCAGAATCAGAAAAGGCGCACTTAAACTACGCAGGTGCAAAATATGCACAGAGAACATTTCTTGAACCCCTTACCAAGACGATTGTGCAAGAAACGGGACTTGGACAAGTCGAGAAAGAG GTCCAAGGAATTCTAAAGGAACATGGCCACGCGTTGGCCAATGACGAACccgaatcattatcaaacattgccAAGGAACAGCCTGAACAAGAACTGACACTCAAACGCCTCCTTGCGGCCGAAAAATGCCCTGCATGTTTCGGAGAATCGCTTTGCGAACAGGCAAACTCAGGCCTTATTACAGTGGATGTAGCCAACAGAAAACTGGAGCATAAAGGTGTATACTTTGGACGTTTTAGAGATATAGATATAGTAGCCAAACGGCTTGCTAGAACTCCTAATTGGAAACAGTTGGACGAGTTTATATGTCAGAATGCTAGCATGTCAGGACATTGTGATGTCTCAAAAATGATATCTAAAACAATACTTGTGACAGATGATGCTCTTAAGTTGTCATGGCTACGGGATGCCTGGCGAATCGCCCATAAAGATGAACAGATTGCGTTCGAGTCTTGTATGACCGTCAAACATATTGAAGAGCTCAAGAAAGTGTACGATCAGAACGCAGACGGACAATCGAGTAAGACCGAACAAGCTTACATGATGACCTCACTTCTACTGAACCCAGAGGCTGCAGTACTGAATTATTTCGCTAGTCGGCGTGACCGAGAATGGCCCTTTCCGAAGTACCTTGGAGCATGCGGACGGGTCATCTTTGTGGAGAACGGtggaaagctccttgatgtcaGCCTTGAATCCCCATGGAAACAAAGAGCCAATCTAGCCGTGCAACTCTTAGACATGATTGACACCTTCCGAAACGGCGATCCTGATTGGATCGTGATGTTCCTCGACTTCCGTTACGAGAACTTCGCAGTTGACCAATACGGACGCTTGAAGCTAATTGATTTTGATGGAGtcgttttgattgacagggaagACAGCGATGGTGAGGAGAACAAAGAACGATATAATATGGAGGGTTTTAAAGGATTTCTTTCTGAAATAGAGAAAGATGGCCGTTGTATGCAAGTAACTCGGTACTCTCAAATGATGTATGCTTTGGCCTGTGTACGATTGTTGTCGTACTTGCCTGAGCACCGGTTAAAAAGTGGCGAACATCATCGGTCGAAAAATTATGTCAGACCGCCTGGGCTCTTGTGGGGGCCCCCAGAACACGAGTCAAAGGCGATAGAAGCGTTACTGAGAGGCTGTGTCGAGGAAAAAGTAGTAGGCGGTCGACTGAACACAGTTCAGGAACTGAAAGCACTTCTGCGACAGAATGTAAAATGA